Below is a genomic region from Mycobacteriales bacterium.
GCTCCGACTCCTGTGCTCTGGGTTTGTGGACCCCCGTGCGTCGGCAAGTCCGTCGTGGGATGGGAGCTTTTCAGCCGACTCACCGGAGCGGGGGTCAAAGCTGCGTACGTCGACCTGGCTCAGATCGGTTTCTTCCGGCCGGCGCCCGAAGACGATCCCGACAACCACCGGATCAGGGCTCGCAACCTGGCCGCCATGTGGCCGACGTTTCGGGGAGCCGGAGTCCGCTGCCTCGTGATGGCCGGAGGCGTCGAGCAGCGTGACGTGGTCGCCTCGTACGCCCTTGCGCTGCCCGGAACCGCGCTGACCATGTGCCGTCTCCGCGCCGGGCCGGACCAGTTGACCGAGCGGATCCTTCTCCGGGGTCGCGGCCGCGGGCCGGCGATCCCCGGCGACGAGCTGAAGGGGCGGAGTCCCGACTACCTCCGCAGCTTCGCCGACCGGGCCGTCGCCACCGCCGAGCGGCTCGATCACGCCGGACTGGACGCTGTGTGCGTCGACACCGACGGACGGTCGGTCGACGAGGTGGCCGACCTCGTTCGCGCGCAGGCCGATGACTGGCCGCACCCATCTCCCTCTGGCAGCGCGTCCTGAGTTCTCAGATCATGGACGGCATGCGAATCGGAGACATCCACCTGCACCCCGTGTCCGACGGCACGTTCCTCGCCCGGCCGAGCTACTTCGGTCACCACCTCCCGCCGGACGCCCACCCCGAGTTCTTCCGGCACCACCGCGCGGCGTGGCTGCCGATCGGATGCTTCCTGGTGCGCACCCACGACCGGGTCGTGCTCGTCGACGCCGGTCTCGGCCCCGCGATGATGGAGCTCTGGGACGGCATGCATCTCGTCGGCGGCCAGCTCCCTACCGGGCTGCGTTCCCTCGGCGTGACGACGACCGACGTCACGGACGTCATCTGCACCCACTTCCACGGCGACCACGTCGGATGGCTCTTCGATCTCGACGTCACCCCGGTCTTCCCCAACGCGACGATCTGGTTCGGCGCCGACGACTGGCGCCATTTCGTCACCGGGTCCGGCGAAATGGCGGACCACATCCGAGCCGGACTTCGGTCCCCCGCGCACAGCGCGCGCATGCGGCCCATCGACCACGACACCACCGTCGCACCTGGCATCACAGCCCTTCTCGCGCCCGGTCACACGCCGGGCCACATGTGCGTGGTGATCTCGTCCGGACAGGACCGCGCCCTGCTCCTCGGTGACGCAGTCACGTGCCCGCTCCAGCTCGACGAACCGACCTGGCACTCGATGGGTGACGTCGATCCCGGCCTGGCCGACCGCACCCGGGAACGCCTCTGGCGCGAGCTGGAAGATGGGCACACGACCGGCGTCGGCGCGCACTTCCCCGAGCTGCAATTCGGGCGGGTTCTCCGCGGAACTCCCCGCCGCTGGTTCACCTGAGCGGTCCCGCCGGCAGCGATGTTGCGCAAGCACGACCGAACGACCGAGCGGTGTGTCACGCTGAGTGTTCAGGCACTCACACTGCGGTCCCATCAGCGCGTCCGAGCAGTGGCATTGAGGACCTTATCCACTCCTGGGGGTGGGGCAGTTGAGGTTCGCCAGCCCGGTCGGGCGGATCGCCATCGCCGGCGCGTTGATCCTCGCGCTGGTGATCGTGGGCGTGGGCGTGACACTCTGGCGCGCCGGCGACGCATCGAACAGCGCCAGTGCGGCGGAGGACAGCCTCGCCCAGCTCGCCCGAACCGAGACGGCGAACGACCTGCTGCTCGACCGGCTGTTCATCGTGCTCAATCCGGCGAAATCCAACTCCGCGCAGGTCGCCCTGCTCCGTACGTCGCAGCGCGCGTTCGTCGCAGACATCCAACGCATCGCGTCCAGCCCGAGCACGGGGACTACCGAGCGGGCGCTCGCCGAGAATGTTCTCGCCGTCGACGTACCCCTGCAGCGGGTCGAGGACCGACTGGTAGGCGAAGCGGTCGTCAACTCGCGCCAGCTGGTCCCCTACCTTCGTCAGCTCACGGCGGTCAACCACGCACTGGACCCCCTGGCGGCGGCCAACCAGAAAGAAGCCGCGGCCGCCCGACGGGCGTCCGACAGCGCAGAGACCAGTGCGCAGGTCGCCGGCATCATCGCCGGATCGCTTGCCGTTCTGGTCGTCCTCGGCCTGATCATTTACGCGGTGCGCCTGCTGCGGCGGGTTTTCGACGGCATTCGGCGTACGGCCGGCACGCTCACGGGGATGTCGGTCGACATGCGGGTCGCCGCCCAGGAGGCCGCGGCCGCCACGAGCCAGCAGTCCGCGGCGATCGCGGAGGCGGCGACGACACTCGATGAGCTCAGCGCAAGCGCCGGCTCGATCAGCGCGAGCGCTCAGACGAGCGCAAGCGCCGCCGAACAGACCTCGCAGACGATGGAGGACATGCAACAGCAGGTCGCGGCGATCGCCGAGCGCTCGCTCGAGCTCGGGGTGGGCAGCCAGGCGATCGGCGAGATCCTCGAGCTGATCAACGAGATCGCCGAACAGACCAACCTGCTCGCCCTCAACGCGGCGATCGAAGCGGCCCGCGCCGGCGAGGCAGGCCGGGGTTTCGCGGTCGTCGCCAGCGAGGTACGGCGGCTCGCCGAGCGCTCCGTGCGCTCGACCGAGTCGATCCGCGAGATCGTCGTCGCCGTCAAGGACAAGACCAACGCGACGATCCTCGCCACCGAACGCGGCTCGAAGCAGGCGGGCGAGGTGAGTGAGCTGATGCGGACGACCGGGGAGGAACTCGAGCAGAGCCTGCTCGCCACCGCCCAACAGAAGCAGGCCGCTGATCAGGTTGCCGCCGCGATGGCGGAGATCCGCACAGCCTCCGAGCAGCTCTCGGCCGAGCAGGCGCAGCGCCTGCAGACCACCGAGCACGTCGAAGGCCTGGTGCGCGAGCTCGAGCAGATGCTCGAACGTTACGGCGTGTCCGCCGGAACCGGAGAGGCGCAGATCTTGGGAGGCAGCCGAACGCCGTGAGCACCGTCTGCGTTCGGATCCGGTTGGGCGCCGAGCACTACGCGTTCGACGTGAGTCAGGTGCGGGAGGTCGCGATGCTCCGTGAGCTCACTCCCGTCCCCGGTGCGCCACCGGCGATCCTCGGGGTGATCAACGTCAAGGGTCAGGTCCTGCCCGTCATCGACACAGCCCTGCTCCTCGGAGCGGCGCAGAGCGAGCCCGGTCTCCCGGCCCGCGTCGTGATCGTGTGGACCGGGGCACAACTTGCCGCGCTTGCCGTCGACGAGGTGATCGAGGTCGGCCCGACACCGGACCCGACCGAGGAGCCGGACTCGCCACTTCTGGACGGCGCCGGGGTGGTCGACGAGAAGCTGGTCGGCTTCATCAACCTCGACGTCCTCCTGCGAGCAGCGGCATGACCGATCTCGCCGCTGAGATGCTGCCGATCTTCCGCATCGAGACCAACGAACGTCTG
It encodes:
- a CDS encoding MBL fold metallo-hydrolase, encoding MRIGDIHLHPVSDGTFLARPSYFGHHLPPDAHPEFFRHHRAAWLPIGCFLVRTHDRVVLVDAGLGPAMMELWDGMHLVGGQLPTGLRSLGVTTTDVTDVICTHFHGDHVGWLFDLDVTPVFPNATIWFGADDWRHFVTGSGEMADHIRAGLRSPAHSARMRPIDHDTTVAPGITALLAPGHTPGHMCVVISSGQDRALLLGDAVTCPLQLDEPTWHSMGDVDPGLADRTRERLWRELEDGHTTGVGAHFPELQFGRVLRGTPRRWFT
- a CDS encoding methyl-accepting chemotaxis protein; this translates as MGQLRFASPVGRIAIAGALILALVIVGVGVTLWRAGDASNSASAAEDSLAQLARTETANDLLLDRLFIVLNPAKSNSAQVALLRTSQRAFVADIQRIASSPSTGTTERALAENVLAVDVPLQRVEDRLVGEAVVNSRQLVPYLRQLTAVNHALDPLAAANQKEAAAARRASDSAETSAQVAGIIAGSLAVLVVLGLIIYAVRLLRRVFDGIRRTAGTLTGMSVDMRVAAQEAAAATSQQSAAIAEAATTLDELSASAGSISASAQTSASAAEQTSQTMEDMQQQVAAIAERSLELGVGSQAIGEILELINEIAEQTNLLALNAAIEAARAGEAGRGFAVVASEVRRLAERSVRSTESIREIVVAVKDKTNATILATERGSKQAGEVSELMRTTGEELEQSLLATAQQKQAADQVAAAMAEIRTASEQLSAEQAQRLQTTEHVEGLVRELEQMLERYGVSAGTGEAQILGGSRTP
- a CDS encoding chemotaxis protein CheW, with product MSTVCVRIRLGAEHYAFDVSQVREVAMLRELTPVPGAPPAILGVINVKGQVLPVIDTALLLGAAQSEPGLPARVVIVWTGAQLAALAVDEVIEVGPTPDPTEEPDSPLLDGAGVVDEKLVGFINLDVLLRAAA